Proteins co-encoded in one Medicago truncatula cultivar Jemalong A17 chromosome 8, MtrunA17r5.0-ANR, whole genome shotgun sequence genomic window:
- the LOC11442583 gene encoding fibrillin protein 5 homolog, protein MITKLVHPSMNDSPLVCRTMNIMKLQRFGPVSNRSWIKTSRFGEKPLWFRPITIIKVAEQSSGYGLVEDEALGQKKRELYQALEGINRGIFGIPSGKKLEIETLVKQLESQNPTPEPTLELEKVDGCWRLVYSTISILGSRRTKLGLRDFIALGDFFQIIDKTKSKAVNVIKFNAKGLILLCGELSIEASFKIASRTRVDINFENSTITPDQLMNVFRKNYDILLGIFNPEGWLEITYVDDKMRIGRDDKGNIFVLERFEDNSNS, encoded by the exons ATGATAACTAAGCTAGTGCATCCATCAATGAATGATTCTCCTCTGGTTTGTAGAACCATGAACATCATGAAACTTCAAAGATTTGGACCGGTTAGTAATCGTTCATGGATAAAGACTTCAAGATTTGGTGAGAAGCCATTATGGTTTAGACCCATTACTATCATTAAAGTTGCAGAACAATCTTCTGGCTATGGCTTAGTTGAAGATGAAGCACTTGGACAGAAGAAAAGAGAGCTTTACCAGGCTCTGGAAG GAATCAACAGAGGGATATTTGGAATTCCATCCGGCAAGAAGTTAGAAATTGAAACTTTGGTGAAGCAGCTAGAATCTCAAAATCCAACTCCAGAACCAACACTAGAACTAGAGAAG GTGGATGGGTGTTGGAGGCTTGTTTATAGCACTATCTCAATTTTGGGATCAAGAAGGACAAAGTTAGGCCTAAGAGACTTTATCGCATTGGGTGATTTCTTTCAGATTATTGATAAAACCAAG aGCAAAGCGGTGAACGTGATCAAGTTCAATGCAAAAGGGTTGATATTGTTGTGTGGAGAGCTTAGTATTGAGGCCTCATTCAAGATTGCTTCCAGAACA AGGGTTgacattaattttgaaaattctacaATCACTCCTGATCAG TTGATGAATGTGTTTCGgaaaaattatgatattttgtTGGGCATCTTCAATCCAGAGGGATGGCTAGAAATCAC ATATGTTGATGACAAAATGAGAATAGGAAGGGATGACAAAGGCAATATCTTTGTGTTGGAAAGATTTGAAGATAATAGCAACTCGTAG
- the LOC11432202 gene encoding protein BOLA2: MGVTKEQVESSLNSKLNPSHLEVTDISGGCGSSFAVEIVSEQFEGKRLLERHRMVNAALEEEMKEIHALSVKKAVTPEQWKKQQESNQSNPAA, encoded by the exons ATGGGTGTGACAAAGGAACAAGTCGAATCATCTTTGAACTCCAAACTCAACCCTTCCCATCTT gAAGTAACTGATATATCTGGCGG GTGTGGTTCAAGTTTTGCAGTTGAGATTGTTTCAGAacaatttgaaggaaaaaggcTATTGGAAAGGCATCGAATGGTGAATGCTGCCTTAGAGGAGGAAATGAAAGAGATTCATGCACTCTCTGTAAAGAAAGCTGTAACTCCAGAGCAGTGGAAAAAACAGCAAGAGTCCAACCAATCAAATCCTGCGGCCTAG
- the LOC11436749 gene encoding histone H3.2 yields MARTKQTARKSTGGKAPRKQLATKAARKSAPATGGVKKPHRFRPGTVALREIRKYQKSTELLIRKLPFQRLVREIAQDFKTDLRFQSSAVSALQEAAEAYLVGLFEDTNLCAIHAKRVTIMPKDIQLARRIRGERA; encoded by the coding sequence ATGGCACGTACCAAGCAAACAGCTCGCAAATCCACCGGCGGCAAGGCTCCCCGGAAGCAGCTCGCCACCAAGGCCGCTCGGAAATCAGCTCCGGCGACCGGAGGAGTGAAGAAGCCACATAGATTCAGACCTGGAACTGTTGCTTTGAGAGAGATCCGTAAGTATCAGAAGAGCACTGAGCTTCTCATCCGTAAACTTCCATTCCAACGTCTTGTTCGTGAAATTGCTCAAGATTTCAAGACAGATCTGAGATTCCAGAGCAGCGCAGTTTCCGCTCTTCAAGAAGCTGCTGAAGCTTACTTGGTTGGTCTCTTTGAAGACACAAACCTTTGTGCAATTCATGCTAAGAGAGTTACAATCATGCCTAAGGACATTCAGCTTGCAAGAAGAATCAGAGGAGAGAGGGCTTAG